From the Oncorhynchus nerka isolate Pitt River linkage group LG28, Oner_Uvic_2.0, whole genome shotgun sequence genome, one window contains:
- the sfxn2 gene encoding sideroflexin-2 has translation MAVSGFDIDVPRWDQSTFMGRLKHFANITDWRTALLPDSRLDEAKALVESCRAGSVPPGTTEEQLHYAKKLYDSAFHPDTGDRMNLIGRMSFQVPGGMAITGGMLQFYRTVPAVVFWQWVNQSFNALVNYTNRNAASPITPNQIGVAYLTATSTALATAVGLNFYTKRAPPLVARWVPFAAVASANCVNIPMMRQQELLNGIAVTDENGNKLGHSKKAAVKGITQVVISRITMAAPGMIILPVIMQRLEKFKFMQRITFFHGPLQVIMVGAFLVFMVPAACSLFPQQCSMAVSKLEPELRESILCHYGDSVQYVYFNKGL, from the exons ATGGCAGTGAGCGGGTTTGACATTGACGTGCCACGGTGGGATCAGTCCACGTTTATGGGAAGATTGAAGCACTTTGCCAACATCACAGACTGGAGGACAGCACTACTGCCGGACTCACGACTGGATGAGGCTAAAGCACTGGTGGAGAGCTGCAG AGCGGGGTCCGTTCCCCCCGGCACCACAGAGGAACAGCTGCACTACGCCAAGAAGCTCTATGACTCTGCCTTTCACCCTGACACTGGCGATCGCATGAATCTGATTGGTCGAATGTCCTTCCAGGTGCCCGGAGGGATGGCCATAACAGGCGGTATGCTACAGttctacag gacAGTCCCTGCTGTAGTGTTCTGGCAGTGGGTGAATCAGTCTTTTAATGCTCTGGTCAACTACACCAACAGAAATGCTGCTTCCCCCATCACACCCAA TCAAATCGGAGTAGCCTATTTAACAGCAACTAGCACTGCTCTAGCCACTGCTGTGGGACTTAACTTCTACACAAAG AGGGCCCCTCCGCTGGTGGCGCGCTGGGTTCCGTTTGCAGCCGTGGCGTCCGCTAACTGTGTCAATATTCCAATGATGAGGCAACA GGAGCTCCTGAATGGCATAGCTGTAACAGATGAGAATGGAAACAAACTTGGCCATTCCAAG AAAGCAGCTGTGAAGGGCATCACCCAGGTGGTCATTTCCCGAATTACCATGGCAGCACCGGGCATGA tcATTCTCCCCGTCATCATGCAGAGACTTGAGAAATTCAAGTTTATGCAG AGGATCACCTTCTTCCACGGACCTTTACAAGTCATAATGGTGGGAGCGTT cctggtcttcatggtgcctgCAGCCTGCTCCCTGTTCCCTCAGCAATG CTCCATGGCTGTGTCTAAGCTGGAGCCAGAGCTAAGGGAGTCCATCTTGTGTCATTACGGGGACAGTGTACAATACGTCTACTTCAACAAGGGCCTATGA